The Lonchura striata isolate bLonStr1 chromosome Z, bLonStr1.mat, whole genome shotgun sequence genome window below encodes:
- the ISCA1 gene encoding iron-sulfur cluster assembly 1 homolog, mitochondrial — MASSVVRATVRAVSKRRIQATRAALTLTPSAVQKIKELLKDKPDHVGVKVGVRTRGCNGLSYTLEYTKSKGDSDEEVVQDGVRVFIEKKAQLTLLGTEMDYVEDKLSSEFVFNNPNIKGTCGCGESFNI, encoded by the exons ATGGCCTCGTCCGTGGTGCGCGCCACGGTGCGCGCCGTCAGCAAGCGCAGGATCCAGGCGACCCGCGCCGCCCTCACGCTG ACCCCTTCTGCTGTCCAGAAGATAAAAGAGCTTCTGAAAGATAAACCTGACCAC gtAGGTGTGAAAGTAGGTGTTCGTACAAGGGGATGCAATGGACTTTCTTACACATTAGAATATACAAAATCGAAAGGAGACTCTGATGAAGAAGTAGTTCAGGATG GGGTTAGAGTGTTTATTGAAAAGAAGGCACAGCTGACACTTCTAGGAACTGAAATGGACTATGTAGAAGACAAACTGTCCAGTGAATTTGTCTTCAATaatccaaacatcaaaggaacGTGTGGCTGTGGAGAAAGCTTTAACATCTGA